A single genomic interval of Rhodopseudomonas palustris harbors:
- a CDS encoding 2Fe-2S iron-sulfur cluster binding domain-containing protein: protein MCTPDQASLSARDPAEATMTLSINGVACAGFANETILSCARRYDVYIPTLCELEDIDHTPGACRVCLVEILQAGKDTPQIVTACNTPVRDGMEVQTRSKKARDMQRLQVELLMADHLQDCATCIRHGSCELQDLAQFVGLQQNRFFDRERTESRPVDHSSPSMVRDMRRCVRCQRCVAICRYHQKIDALAIEGSGLERMVALRDADGYPNSVCVSCGQCVLVCPTGALGERDETDRALDYICDPDVVTVVQFAPAVRVAFGEEFGLPAGTNVEGQIIAACRKLGVDVVLDTNFAADVVIMEEGAELLARLKQGRRPTFTSCCPAWINFAEIHYPDVLPLLSSTKSPQQVLSTIAKSYLPGQLGVPAERIRVISIMPCIAKKDEAVRPQMVHDGQPETDLVLTTREFARLLRREGIDLKDLPSSQFDRPFLSAYSGAGAIFGTTGGVMEAAVRTIYALVNGRELERIELTQLRGFEGLREACVDLGGPVGEVKVAMVHGLGDTRRLVESVLSGEANYDFIEVMACPGGCVDGGGSLRSKKAYLPLALKRRETIYNVDRAAKVRQSHNNPQVQALYRELLQAPNSEIAHRLLHTHYASRKRELQHTVKEIWDDLTMSTILY from the coding sequence ATGTGCACGCCCGATCAGGCCAGCCTGTCTGCCCGCGATCCCGCCGAAGCGACGATGACGCTCTCGATCAACGGCGTCGCCTGCGCCGGCTTCGCCAACGAGACCATCCTGTCCTGTGCGCGGCGCTACGACGTCTACATCCCGACGCTGTGCGAATTGGAGGACATCGATCATACCCCCGGTGCCTGCCGGGTCTGCCTGGTCGAGATCCTGCAGGCCGGCAAGGACACCCCGCAGATCGTCACCGCCTGCAACACCCCCGTGCGCGACGGCATGGAGGTGCAGACCCGCTCCAAGAAGGCGCGGGACATGCAGCGTCTTCAGGTCGAACTGCTGATGGCCGATCATCTGCAGGATTGCGCCACCTGCATCCGGCACGGCAGCTGCGAGCTGCAGGATCTGGCGCAGTTCGTCGGGTTGCAGCAGAACCGGTTCTTCGATCGGGAACGGACCGAGTCGCGCCCGGTCGACCACAGCTCGCCGTCGATGGTGCGCGACATGCGGCGCTGCGTCCGCTGCCAGCGCTGCGTCGCGATCTGCCGCTATCACCAGAAGATCGACGCGCTGGCGATCGAGGGCAGCGGGCTGGAGCGGATGGTGGCGCTGCGCGATGCCGACGGCTATCCGAATTCGGTGTGCGTCTCCTGCGGCCAATGCGTACTGGTGTGCCCGACCGGCGCGCTCGGCGAGCGCGACGAGACCGATCGGGCACTCGACTACATCTGCGATCCGGACGTCGTCACCGTGGTGCAGTTCGCGCCCGCAGTGCGGGTGGCGTTCGGCGAAGAATTTGGTCTGCCCGCCGGCACCAATGTCGAAGGCCAGATCATTGCCGCCTGCCGCAAGCTCGGCGTCGATGTCGTGCTGGACACCAACTTTGCCGCCGACGTGGTGATCATGGAGGAGGGCGCGGAGTTGCTGGCGCGGCTGAAGCAGGGCCGGCGCCCGACCTTCACGTCGTGCTGCCCGGCCTGGATCAACTTCGCCGAGATCCACTATCCGGACGTATTGCCGCTATTGTCTTCGACCAAGTCGCCGCAGCAGGTGCTGTCGACCATCGCCAAAAGCTATCTGCCCGGACAGCTCGGAGTTCCGGCGGAGCGCATCCGGGTGATTTCGATCATGCCGTGCATCGCCAAGAAGGACGAGGCGGTGCGGCCGCAGATGGTCCATGACGGGCAGCCCGAAACCGACCTGGTGCTGACCACGCGCGAATTCGCCCGGCTGCTGCGGCGCGAGGGCATCGATCTGAAGGATCTGCCGTCGTCGCAGTTCGACCGCCCGTTCCTCAGCGCCTATTCCGGCGCCGGCGCCATCTTCGGCACCACCGGCGGCGTGATGGAAGCGGCGGTGCGGACCATCTACGCGCTGGTCAATGGCCGCGAACTGGAGCGGATCGAGCTGACGCAGCTGCGCGGCTTCGAAGGGCTGCGCGAGGCCTGTGTCGATCTCGGCGGCCCGGTCGGCGAGGTCAAGGTCGCGATGGTTCACGGCCTCGGCGACACGCGCCGCCTGGTGGAGTCGGTGCTGAGCGGCGAAGCCAACTACGATTTCATCGAGGTGATGGCCTGTCCGGGCGGCTGCGTCGACGGCGGCGGGTCGCTGCGCTCAAAGAAGGCGTATCTGCCGCTCGCGCTGAAGCGCCGCGAAACCATCTACAATGTTGACCGCGCCGCCAAAGTCCGGCAGTCGCACAACAATCCCCAGGTGCAGGCGCTGTATCGCGAACTGCTGCAGGCGCCGAATTCCGAGATCGCGCATCGGCTGCTGCACACCCACTACGCGTCGCGCAAGCGCGAGCTGCAGCACACCGTCAAGGAGATCTGGGACGATCTCACCATGAGCACGATCCTGTACTGA
- a CDS encoding FAD-dependent oxidoreductase — MTQVVYGVWDGVAYDSRAAEARAANYALANFDEFDEGNAIRAFIADRGFFVFDPTVSLVDALFHYLKAAAEQSCGACTPCRIGTVLVRDALDQMRRGLDAALTLDDIVMLGEQIRQTSLCGLGQTCAVALLAALRDFRERIEQELAQHRPIPAQHGMAYVTAPCIEACPSKVNVPRYIDYIRDGKPENSLGVLLQKYPMAATCGRVCVRYCEQACRRKFVDEAVGIKTLKRYVADQQSGPHALKFTRDMIRKPLADGMRVAVVGAGPAGISCAYHLLLRGYHVDVFDKAGQAGGMAQIGIPSYRLPKDTLALETDIIVDLGGRFLFDQRLGRDFSVDDLFARGYRAVFLGLGCQQGARLGVDGEDAAHGGYFSGIDFLLKVHDHVDGIAPLVLKGEVVVVGGGNVAMDCVRSAIRLGAEKVHVVYRRTLADMPADPAEIEAARAEGVEFHVLTAPAKIVTDHGKVTGVVLTRMQASEPDAGGRRSVKPVPGGETSMRCDVLIAAIGQQVEDGPLIESDGIAFDRWRCVATDRVLATSRPGVFAGGDCVTGPSTLVYAMAAGLKAARNIDDWIQRGSVRFFKRSRMRKLIAENHMLANEIVAAPVRNAYRVHNPEIDPELRKHMFGEVEQTIDARAAYAETQRCMRCYRVYSVVTKHPIPEGAA, encoded by the coding sequence ATGACGCAGGTGGTGTACGGGGTCTGGGACGGCGTTGCCTATGATTCACGGGCGGCCGAGGCTCGGGCGGCGAACTACGCGCTGGCAAACTTCGACGAGTTCGACGAGGGCAACGCAATCCGCGCTTTCATCGCCGATCGCGGGTTCTTCGTGTTCGACCCCACGGTTTCGCTGGTCGATGCGCTATTCCACTACCTGAAGGCCGCGGCCGAACAGTCCTGCGGTGCCTGTACGCCCTGCCGGATCGGCACCGTGCTGGTCCGCGATGCGCTCGATCAGATGCGCCGCGGTCTGGACGCCGCGCTGACGCTCGACGACATCGTGATGCTCGGCGAGCAGATCCGGCAGACCTCGCTGTGCGGGCTGGGGCAGACCTGCGCGGTCGCGCTGCTGGCGGCGCTGCGGGACTTTCGCGAACGGATCGAACAGGAGCTGGCGCAGCACCGGCCAATCCCGGCTCAGCACGGCATGGCCTATGTGACAGCGCCGTGTATCGAGGCCTGCCCCTCCAAGGTCAACGTGCCGCGCTACATCGACTACATCCGGGATGGTAAGCCCGAGAACTCGCTCGGCGTGCTGCTGCAGAAATACCCGATGGCCGCGACCTGCGGCCGGGTCTGCGTGCGCTATTGCGAGCAGGCGTGCCGGCGCAAATTCGTCGACGAAGCCGTCGGCATCAAGACGCTGAAGCGCTACGTCGCCGACCAGCAGAGCGGTCCGCACGCGCTGAAATTCACCCGCGACATGATCCGCAAGCCGCTCGCCGACGGGATGCGGGTGGCGGTGGTCGGCGCCGGCCCGGCCGGCATCTCCTGCGCCTATCACCTGTTGTTGCGCGGCTATCACGTCGACGTCTTCGACAAGGCCGGCCAGGCCGGCGGCATGGCGCAGATCGGCATTCCGAGCTACCGGCTGCCCAAGGACACGCTGGCGCTGGAGACCGACATCATCGTCGACCTCGGCGGCCGGTTCCTGTTCGATCAGCGCCTCGGCCGCGACTTCTCGGTCGACGACCTGTTTGCGCGCGGCTATCGCGCGGTGTTCCTGGGCCTTGGCTGTCAGCAGGGCGCCCGGCTCGGCGTCGACGGCGAAGACGCCGCACATGGCGGCTACTTCAGCGGCATCGACTTCCTGCTCAAGGTCCATGACCACGTCGACGGCATCGCTCCGCTGGTATTGAAGGGCGAGGTGGTGGTGGTTGGTGGCGGCAACGTCGCGATGGACTGCGTGCGTTCGGCAATTCGGCTCGGCGCCGAGAAGGTCCACGTCGTCTATCGCCGCACGCTCGCCGACATGCCGGCCGACCCGGCCGAGATCGAAGCGGCGCGCGCCGAAGGCGTCGAATTCCATGTGCTCACCGCGCCGGCCAAGATCGTCACCGACCACGGCAAGGTCACCGGTGTGGTGCTGACCAGGATGCAGGCGAGCGAGCCCGATGCCGGTGGGCGGCGGTCGGTGAAGCCGGTCCCGGGCGGCGAGACATCGATGCGCTGCGACGTGCTGATCGCCGCGATCGGTCAGCAGGTCGAGGACGGTCCGCTGATCGAGAGCGACGGCATTGCGTTCGACCGCTGGCGCTGCGTCGCGACCGATCGGGTGCTGGCGACCTCGCGGCCGGGAGTTTTTGCCGGCGGCGATTGCGTCACCGGTCCGTCGACGCTTGTTTACGCGATGGCTGCAGGACTGAAGGCAGCGCGCAACATCGACGATTGGATTCAACGCGGTTCGGTGCGGTTCTTCAAGCGGTCGCGGATGCGCAAGCTGATCGCCGAAAATCATATGCTGGCCAACGAGATCGTCGCAGCCCCGGTGCGCAACGCCTATCGGGTGCACAATCCCGAAATCGATCCCGAGCTGCGCAAGCACATGTTCGGCGAAGTCGAGCAGACCATCGACGCGCGCGCCGCCTATGCGGAGACCCAGCGCTGCATGCGCTGCTATCGCGTCTATTCCGTCGTCACCAAGCATCCGATCCCGGAAGGAGCGGCTTGA